The following DNA comes from Pseudoalteromonas aliena SW19.
AAAGCCCCACTTTATTAAAGTAGGGCTTTAGCAATTAATTACTTCAAATCAAGTTACGACTCAATTGCCAGTAACTCTACTTCAAAAATAAGTACTGAGGCAGGAGGAATACTCCCCACACGTTTTTCGCCGTATGCTAATTGGTGCGGTACATAAAAAGTGTATTTATCGCCAGGGCTCATTAGCTGTAAGCCTTCTGTCCACCCTTTAATCACTTGGTGCAACCCAAAACTAATCGGTGTTTTACGCTCTACTGAACTGTCAAACACAGTGCCATCGATTAATGTGCCATGATAATGCACGTTAACCATGCTTCTTGAAGTTGGTTTATTTACGCCTTCACCTTTGTGCACTACTTTGTATTGCAAGCCAGAAGCGGTTTCAACTACCCCTTCTACTTTTGCGTTAGCCGCTAAATAGTCAGCGCCTATTTGTGCATTTATGCCTGCTTGTTGTTTTGCTTTTTTACTATTTTGAAATATTAAAAAACAAAAAATAGCGATTACCACCGCCAAAATTATATTGATCATCATTAACCTTTTTCGGTGCCTAGCTTTTCATTATCTAGCTCTTCGTCTTTTTCATCATCGCCGTTTACTATGTCGGCAATCTCTTTTAGGCGAGCAAGCGCAATACCGTTTACTGAGTTTTCTGGATACTGGTCATCAATAATATCGCCTGCTTCTATATCCATTAGTAAGTTAAGCGCTTGATCAACAGTTTCTACCGCGTAAATATTAAATTTACCACTTTCTACTGCGTTGAGTATTTCATCGTCTAGCACTAAGTTAACTTGGTTTGATTTAGGAATAATAACGCCTTGCGAGCCAGTTAAACCACGCATTTTGCACAGTTTAAAAAAGCCTTCTATTTTTTCGTTTACGCCGCCAATGGCTTGTACATCACCGTGTTGGTTAATAGAACCTGTAAGCGCGATAGACTGGCTAATAGGCAAACTAGTGATGGATGATATAAGTGCACAGAGCTCAGCTAAAGATGCACTATCGCCATCTATGTAACCATAGCTTTGCTCAATAGCAATGTTTGCACTAAGCGTTAAGCTAAAGTGCTGGGCGTATTTATTGCCTAAATAACCAGTAAGCAACATCACCCCTTTTGAGTGAATTGCTTTGCCAAGCTCGGCTTCACGTTCTACATCAATGACCCCATCAGCGCCGGCATAAACGGTTGCCGTAATACGCGCCGGTGTACCAAATGAAGTGTCACCAATGTGCAGTACCGTTAAGCCATTTACTTTACCAATAGCTTGGCCGTCGGTTGCAATAAGCGTGTGACCTTCTTTTATATCACTTAGCATATTTTCGCTAATTTGACCAGTACGGTATTGCTTGCCTTCAATAGCTTCATCAATATGGTGCGCATCAACTAATGTTTGATTATCTTGCTTGGCGTAGTAACTCGCCTCTGCAACAAGCTCTAAAACATCAGCAAAACGAGCAGATAATTTATTGTGATGCTCTGCTTGTCGATAGCTAAATTTAAGTAACCTCACCATCGCCGCTTGCGTAGTGGTGCATTTTAAAGTTTGCTCGCAATACTCTGTAACTTTGGTAATAAACTGGTACTGTAATTTATCGCTGCTTGGCAGGTAGTAGTCAAAGTCGGCTAATACTCTAAATAGTTCAGCAAATTCTTCGTCATATTCACCTATGGTGTAGTACAGCTCGCGAGAGCCTAATAAAATAATTTTCACATCGAGTGGAATGAGCTGCGGGCGAAGTGTAAAACTCGTCCCGACTGTACTATCTTGATACGGTAAATCATTTTTTATCTGATGCGTTTTTAAACACAATTTCAAACCATCCCACACTTGCGGGTTTGCCATTATTTTTTCAGCATCCATTATTAAGTAACCGCCATTAGCACGATGCAATGCACCTGGCTGAATTGACCGGTAACTCGTAATTAACGTGCCTTGTGATGTCGCGTATTCAATTTTACCAAATATGTTACCAAAGGTTGGGTTTGGCTCATACACCACTGGCGCTGCATCGTCTTCTTTAAACTCAACTAAAATATTGGGTGCAAAAAAGTCGGTCAGCATGCCTTTGCGGTCAAAGTCTTCTTTGCTTTCTTCACTTTCATCTTCGTCATCTAGCCATTCAAGTACAGCATCGATAATTTCAACGCGTATATCTTTTAAATAACGCAGTACGCCAATGTGTGTGGCGTACTTATGTTCTAAATCTTTTAGAAGTGGTTTAGTGGCTTGCTCTGCAGTCGACTTTTTAAGATTACGAAGTTTTTCTTTTGATTCACGCTTCCAACGCGGCAATTCTATTAACGCTTCTATTAGTGCGTCTTCTAGCTTTTCTATTTTTTCAAAAAACTCTTCGCGTAATGTTTCTTCAAGTTCGCCAAATTCACTGTCGCTTAATTGTTTACCGTCAACAAGTGGTGCAAACCCTACTGAGCTTTTTTCTTCGACTAGTGCAACGCTTTGCTCAAGTGCCGCTATTTCTACAGCCGTGATGGCGCTGTCGTAAGCGTCATTAAATTCGCGATCGATTGATTTTTTCTTGCGTTGATACGCTGGGTTATCGAATGCAGCGGGAAACGTATCGAGCACTTCATCTAAAAATGAGTCGATGTCGTCACTGAGTAGTTTGCTTTGCCCTGCTTGCATAAACAATGCAATGGGCTCTCGGTGATCGGCGTAATTATTTACGTATAACCATTCGTTAGGTGTCGCTCTGTCTTTTGCATGTTGTTTGAGTTTATCTTTTACGAGTGTATAACGCCCATGAGCCGCCTCGCCCATTACATAAACGTTATAACCAGGTAGATCCATCCCCAAGGAAAAATCTAGCGCACTTTGGGCACGTTGTTGGCCTATAAAAGTAAGTGGCTCTGGATATGGATTACTCATACATGTGTTTACATGATGAGTCGAAATACTCGGTGCGAGTGCAGATACAGGTAATGGCAGCAATTTTTTCGTCATTCTAACTTCTTTGTTTACCAGCATATTCACTGGCTTTAAATGCATTAAGTGGCTTAGCGCCACTCAATACTACTATTTAGGGTTGCAAAGCCTTGCGGCTAAACTCTATTGAATCACATTCTATGCAAGGCGTTATTTGCGTCGCGTGATAAATGTCGTGGCTATGGTTACAATTCTTACATACTAATGTGCCTATGGCTATCCATTCGCCTACGTGATACACACCATTATGCTTAAAATCTTGACTTAACGATTGCCATTCAAGCTGTGTTTTATCTTCTATGTGCGATAGTTCAAGCCAAATAGACTCTTTAAGTTCTTGCCATGCAAGTGAATTATAATGAGCCTCGTGCTCTACAAGATGTTCAATGTCGTTCTTTAAATAGCTTTTATAAAGCTCATATCTTTCTTGGCTTAAATCTTTTAGTGCCTGCTCAGATCCAACAAACCCAGAAATCACGTCTTTTACACCATGCTCTTTCACCTCTTTTAGCCAATGGGTAAAACTGCCAAGCCATGTTTTGTAATCAGTCATTTTTTACTCCTTCAAAATTGCTGTTAAATCAGTCTGTAACTTATGTTTTTAGCTAACTACAGTATAAAAAGGCAGGTTAACCTGCACTGAAAGTTACAATTTAATAAAAGCATGTTTTTGACGCTGTGAATAGTGTTTTATTTGGGGTATCCTAACGGCAATTTTTTATTAGTTTGCAAGAAGTCTGGAACCATAGATGCAAGAGCAATATAACCCGCAAGATATAGAGTCAAAAGTACAAAGCTACTGGGAAGAAAACCAGGTATTTAAAGTCACTGAAGATGAGAGCAAAGAAAAGTATTACTGCCTTTCTATGTTCCCTTATCCGAGTGGTCGACTGCATATGGGTCATGTGCGTAACTACACCATTGGTGATGTTGTTTCTCGTTTCCAGCGCCTGCAAGGCAAAAACGTAATGCAACCTATGGGTTGGGATGCGTTTGGTTTACCTGCAGAAAACGCTGCTATTAAAAACAAAACAGCACCAGCAAAGTGGACTTACGAGAACATTGACTACATGCGTAACCAACTTAAGCAATTAGGTTTTGGTTATGACTGGGATCGTGAAATTGCAACCTGCCACCCAGAATACTACAAATGGGAGCAGTGGTTTTTCACTAAGCTTTACGAAAAAGGCCTAGTGTATAAAAAAATGTCTACAGTTAACTGGGATCCAGTGGATCAGACAGTACTCGCTAACGAGCAAGTTATTGACGGTCGCGGTTGGCGTTCAGGCGCTGTGGTTGAGCAAAAAGAAATTCCACAGTGGTTTATTAAAATTACCGACTACGCACAAGAGCTACTTGACGATTTAGATAAGCTTGAAGATTGGCCAGAGCAAGTTAAAACAATGCAGCGCAACTGGATTGGCCGCTCTGAAGGGTGTGATATTGAATTTAAGCGCACCGATAACGACGAAACATTTAGCGTATACACAACTCGTCCAGATACCTTTATGGGTGTTACGTATGTTGCTGTTGCCGGTGGCCACCCGATTGCACAAGAAGCCGCTAAAAATAGCGATGCTATTGCAATGTTTGTTGAAGAATGCAAAAACACCAAAGTTGCCGAAGCAGATATGGCAACAATGGAGAAAAAAGGCATAGCAACAGGCTTTTACGCCACTCACCCATTAACGGGCGAGCAAGTACCAATTTGGGTCGCTAACTTTGTATTAATGCATTATG
Coding sequences within:
- a CDS encoding zinc ribbon-containing protein, encoding MTDYKTWLGSFTHWLKEVKEHGVKDVISGFVGSEQALKDLSQERYELYKSYLKNDIEHLVEHEAHYNSLAWQELKESIWLELSHIEDKTQLEWQSLSQDFKHNGVYHVGEWIAIGTLVCKNCNHSHDIYHATQITPCIECDSIEFSRKALQP
- a CDS encoding FKBP-type peptidyl-prolyl cis-trans isomerase, with the translated sequence MINIILAVVIAIFCFLIFQNSKKAKQQAGINAQIGADYLAANAKVEGVVETASGLQYKVVHKGEGVNKPTSRSMVNVHYHGTLIDGTVFDSSVERKTPISFGLHQVIKGWTEGLQLMSPGDKYTFYVPHQLAYGEKRVGSIPPASVLIFEVELLAIES
- a CDS encoding Lon protease family protein, translating into MTKKLLPLPVSALAPSISTHHVNTCMSNPYPEPLTFIGQQRAQSALDFSLGMDLPGYNVYVMGEAAHGRYTLVKDKLKQHAKDRATPNEWLYVNNYADHREPIALFMQAGQSKLLSDDIDSFLDEVLDTFPAAFDNPAYQRKKKSIDREFNDAYDSAITAVEIAALEQSVALVEEKSSVGFAPLVDGKQLSDSEFGELEETLREEFFEKIEKLEDALIEALIELPRWKRESKEKLRNLKKSTAEQATKPLLKDLEHKYATHIGVLRYLKDIRVEIIDAVLEWLDDEDESEESKEDFDRKGMLTDFFAPNILVEFKEDDAAPVVYEPNPTFGNIFGKIEYATSQGTLITSYRSIQPGALHRANGGYLIMDAEKIMANPQVWDGLKLCLKTHQIKNDLPYQDSTVGTSFTLRPQLIPLDVKIILLGSRELYYTIGEYDEEFAELFRVLADFDYYLPSSDKLQYQFITKVTEYCEQTLKCTTTQAAMVRLLKFSYRQAEHHNKLSARFADVLELVAEASYYAKQDNQTLVDAHHIDEAIEGKQYRTGQISENMLSDIKEGHTLIATDGQAIGKVNGLTVLHIGDTSFGTPARITATVYAGADGVIDVEREAELGKAIHSKGVMLLTGYLGNKYAQHFSLTLSANIAIEQSYGYIDGDSASLAELCALISSITSLPISQSIALTGSINQHGDVQAIGGVNEKIEGFFKLCKMRGLTGSQGVIIPKSNQVNLVLDDEILNAVESGKFNIYAVETVDQALNLLMDIEAGDIIDDQYPENSVNGIALARLKEIADIVNGDDEKDEELDNEKLGTEKG